From Cricetulus griseus strain 17A/GY chromosome 1 unlocalized genomic scaffold, alternate assembly CriGri-PICRH-1.0 chr1_0, whole genome shotgun sequence, a single genomic window includes:
- the LOC100689011 gene encoding MHC class I antigen Hm1-C3 precursor (The RefSeq protein has 1 substitution compared to this genomic sequence) produces MWTMASVSRLQLLLTQVALVLIQTQASSHSLRYFSTIVSRPGLGEPRFIYVGYVDDRQIVRYDSDAENPRMEPRAPWMEREGPGYWERETRKAKDTGKNFRSNLKTLLGYYNQSDDEPHTLQWMYGCDVGPDGRLLRGYCQEAYDGHDYISLNEDLRSWTANDLASQISKQKSENVDEAHHQRAYLQGPCIEWLLKYLELGKSTLLLSDPPKAYVTHHPGYKGDVTLRCWAMGFYPADITLTWQREEEEQTQDMELVETRPSGDGTFQKWAAVVVPSGEEQKYTCHVHHERLPEPLTLRWEPPPQSTVPIMAVIAALVLLGAVTIIGAVVFFVRKRRNSGGKGGYDHFVGRVSAESSDVSL; encoded by the exons ATGTGGaccatggcttctgtttccagGCTCCAGCTCCTCCTGACTCAAGTTGCCCTAGTTCTGATCCAGACACAAGCGA GCTCGCACTCGCTGCGGTATTTCTCCACCATCGTCTCCCGGCCCGGCCTCGGGGAGCCCCGGTTCATCTATGTCGGCTACGTGGACGACAGGCAGATCGTGCGCTACGACAGCGACGCCGAGAATCCGAGGATGGAGCCGCGGGCGCCGTGGATGGAGCGGGAGGGGCCGGGGTATTGGGAAAGGGAGACGCGGAAAGCCAAGGACACAGGGAAGAACTTCAGATCGAACCTCAAGACCCTGCTCGGCTACTACAACCAGAGTGACGATG AACCTCACACGCTGCAGTGGATGTACGGGTGCGACGTCGGGCCGGACGGGCGCCTGCTCCGCGGGTATTGTCAGGAGGCCTACGACGGCCACGATTACATCTCCTTAAACGAGGACCTGCGCTCCTGGACCGCAAATGACCTGGCCTCTCAGATCTCTAAGCAGAAGTCAGAGAACGTAGACGAGGCCCACCACCAGAGGGCCTACCTGCAGGGCCCGTGCATAGAGTGGCTGCTGAAGTACCTGGAGTTGGGGAAGTCGACTCTGCTGCTCTCAG ACCCCCCAAAGGCATATGTGACCCATCATCCTGGATATAAAGGTGATGTCACCCTGAGGTGCTGGGCCATGGGCTTCTACCCTGCTGACATCACCCTGAcctggcagagggaggaggaagaacagaCTCAGGACATGGAGCTGGTGGAGACCAGaccttctggggatggaaccttccagaagtgggcagctgtggtggtgccttctggggaggagcagaaatacacaTGCCATGTGCACCATGAGGGGCTGCCTGAGCCCCTCACCCTGAGATGGG aGCCTCCTCCTCAGTCCACTGTCCCCATCATGGCAGTCATTGCTGCTCTGGTTCTCCTTGGAGCTGTGACCATCATTGGAGCTGTGGTGTTCTttgtgaggaagaggagaaactCAG GTGGAAAAGGAGGCTATGACCATTTTGTAG GCAGGGTCAGTGCCGAGAGCTCTGATGTGTCTCTGTAG
- the LOC118237610 gene encoding LOW QUALITY PROTEIN: H-2 class I histocompatibility antigen, Q10 alpha chain-like isoform X2 (The sequence of the model RefSeq protein was modified relative to this genomic sequence to represent the inferred CDS: inserted 1 base in 1 codon) has translation MTTTGRCSPHWVSGSRGTNQRPRAPGIKSSDRGTRTPRSNMGAVAPRTLLLLLAAALAPTQTRAGSHSLRYFHTTVSRTGLGEPRYLKVGYVDDVQFVRFDSDAENPRMEPRAPWVEREGPEYWEGETQRAKNREQIFRGNLRTLMGYYNQSEGGSHTIQRMFGCEVGXRGYSQDAYDGDDYIVLNEDLRTWTAAQITRRKWEQTGDADRWRAYLEGTCVEWLGRYLEHGKDQLLRTDPPKAHVTHHPGYKGDVTLRCWALGFYPAEISLTWQLDGEDLIQEMEFVETRPAGDGNFQKWAAVVVPSGEEQKYTCHVHHEGLPEPLTLRWEPPWNKKYWFLLLILILITVWVLCICKKKDAGGRGRSHTQEEGRNSGQDSGETAVDDEEMVILSGEPEPSRNRPDHSFRLSDLSF, from the exons ATGACGACAACTGGGCGGTGCTCACCCCATTGGGTGTCGGGATCCCGGGGAACCAATCAGCGTCCGCGGGCACCGGGTATAAAGTCCTCAGACCGCGGAACCCGGACGCCCAGATCCAATATGGGGGCGGTGGCGCCGCGCACGCTGCTCCTGCTGCTGGCGGCCGCCCTGGCCCCGACCCAGACCCGCGCGG GCTCGCACTCGCTGCGGTATTTCCACACCACGGTGTCCCGGACCGGCCTCGGGGAGCCCCGTTATTTGAAAGTCGGCTACGTGGACGACGTGCAGTTCGTGCGCTTCGACAGCGACGCGGAGAATCCGAGGATGGAGCCGCGGGCGCCGTGGGTGGAGCGGGAGGGGCCGGAGTATTGGGAAGGGGAGACGCAGAGAGCCAAGAACAGAGAGCAGATTTTCCGAGGGAACCTGAGGACCCTGATGGGCTACTACAACCAGAGCGAGGGCG gCTCTCACACCATCCAGCGGATGTTCGGCTGTGAAGTGG TCCGCGGGTACAGTCAGGACGCCTACGACGGCGACGATTACATCGTCCTGAACGAGGACCTGAGGACGTGGACGGCGGCGCAGATCACCCGGCGCAAGTGGGAGCAGACTGGTGATGCAGACAGATGGAGGGCCTACCTGGAGGGCACGTGCGTGGAGTGGCTCGGCAGATACCTGGAGCACGGGAAGGACCAGCTGCTGCGCACAG ACCCCCCAAAGGCACATGTGACCCATCATCCTGGATATAAAGGTGATGTCACCCTGAGGTGCTGGGCTCTGGGCTTCTATCCTGCTGAGATTTCCCTGACCTGGCAGTTGGATGGGGAGGACCTGATCCAGGAAATGGAGTTTGTGGAAACCAGACCAGCAGGGGATGGAAACTTCCAGAAGTGGGCAGCCGTGGTGGTGCCTTCTGGGGAGGAACAGAAATACACATGCCATGTGCACCATGAGGGGCTGCCTGAGCCCCTCACCCTGAGATGGG AGCCTCCTTGGAACAAGAAATATTGGTTTCTCCTCCTTATCCTCATCCTCATCACAGTTTGGGTGCTTTGCATATGTAAGAAGAAGGATGCAG gtgggagaggaaggagccACACTCAGGAAGAAG GCAGGAACAGTGGCCAGGACTCTGGTGAGACGGCCGTGGATGATGAG GAGATGGTCATTCTCTCTGGGGAGCCTGAGCCCTCTCGGAATCGTCCAGACCACTCCTTCAGACTGAGTGATCTGTCATTCTGA